Proteins co-encoded in one Halodesulfovibrio marinisediminis DSM 17456 genomic window:
- a CDS encoding branched-chain amino acid ABC transporter substrate-binding protein, with protein MTFSGLVKSIITGLAVTAFCVPAFAADTIKLGVAGAHSGDLASYGLPTVNAAKVVVAKINAAGGVNGKQVELLIQDDQCKPEQATNVATKLVSDGANIVLGHICSGATKAALPIYTEGKLIAMSPSATNPMLTQSGDYPTFFRTIASDDMQARLGVDFSIEKLGAKKIAVLHDKGDYGKGYAEFARKFIEEGGKAEVVMFEGVTPGAPDYSAVVQKIRRSKADTVIYGGYHPEASKLITQMRKKRIKANFVSDDGVKDDTFIKVAGKNAEGVYASGPIDVSNLPLYKEAIAAHVEMFGSEPGAFYPAAYAATVAMLTAIERADSTDYDAVTAKLRSEFVETPVGKIKFNEKGDAEGVGFSMYQVQNGKYVELK; from the coding sequence ATGACATTTTCTGGTTTGGTTAAGTCCATCATAACCGGTCTCGCCGTTACAGCATTTTGTGTACCTGCTTTCGCAGCAGACACTATCAAGCTCGGTGTAGCCGGCGCACACAGTGGTGACCTTGCTTCATATGGTCTGCCTACTGTTAACGCTGCAAAAGTTGTTGTTGCTAAAATCAACGCTGCAGGCGGTGTAAACGGCAAACAGGTTGAACTGCTCATTCAGGATGACCAGTGCAAACCTGAACAGGCTACCAACGTAGCAACCAAACTCGTTTCTGACGGTGCTAATATAGTACTCGGTCACATCTGCTCAGGCGCTACTAAAGCTGCACTTCCTATCTACACAGAAGGCAAGCTCATCGCCATGTCACCTAGTGCTACCAACCCTATGCTCACCCAGTCCGGTGACTACCCAACCTTCTTCCGCACCATCGCATCTGATGACATGCAGGCTCGTCTCGGTGTCGACTTCTCTATCGAAAAGCTTGGTGCAAAAAAGATTGCTGTACTGCATGACAAAGGCGACTACGGTAAAGGCTACGCAGAATTCGCACGCAAATTTATTGAAGAAGGCGGCAAAGCAGAAGTTGTTATGTTTGAAGGCGTAACTCCTGGTGCTCCTGACTACTCTGCCGTTGTTCAGAAAATTCGTCGCAGCAAAGCTGATACCGTCATCTACGGTGGCTACCATCCAGAAGCTTCCAAGCTCATCACCCAGATGCGCAAAAAACGCATCAAAGCAAACTTCGTTTCTGATGACGGTGTAAAAGACGACACTTTCATTAAAGTTGCTGGCAAAAACGCTGAAGGCGTATACGCTTCCGGCCCTATCGATGTATCCAACCTTCCACTGTACAAAGAAGCTATTGCTGCACACGTTGAAATGTTCGGCTCTGAACCGGGTGCATTCTACCCTGCAGCATACGCAGCAACAGTGGCTATGCTTACAGCAATCGAACGTGCTGATTCCACAGACTACGACGCTGTAACTGCAAAACTCCGCAGCGAATTTGTTGAAACTCCTGTGGGCAAAATTAAATTTAACGAAAAAGGCGACGCAGAAGGCGTTGGCTTCTCCATGTACCAGGTTCAAAACGGTAAGTACGTAGAACTAAAATAA
- a CDS encoding glutamine--tRNA ligase/YqeY domain fusion protein translates to MSKAPVAPEENNEGTSLDFIRTIIAEDCESGKYDGRVHTRFPPEPNGYLHLGHAKSICLNFGIAQEHEGGICNLRFDDTNPLKEEDEYVRSIQEDVKWLGFDWGEKPFYTSDYFEVLYGHAVKLIEMGKAYVDHSTPEEIREMRGTLTEPGTDSPYRNRSVEENLDLFARMRNGEFADGECVLRAKIDMASPNIIMRDPALYRIRRAHHHRTGDDWCIYPMYDFAHCLSDSQEHITHSICTLEFENNRELYDWLLDTLNVYHPQQIEFARLNLTHTVLSKRKLIQLVEEDHVRGWDDPRMPTISGLRRRGCPPEAIREFCSRIGVAKADSMVDAAMLEFCMREKLNAVAPRLMGVIDPVKVVITNYPEDQVEEFEMPLHPELEEYGKRTVPFSREFYIERADFREEAPRKFFRLSIGKEVRLRYAYYVTCTGVVKDENGEIVEIHCTYDPATKGGWSEDGRKVKGTLHWVSVKHAVPAEVRLYEPLFEKENPNKVEEGKTFIDYINPDSEKIITAYLEPRLAECKAGERVQFERMGYYCVDPDSTEEKPVFNRTATLRDTWKRVERNQ, encoded by the coding sequence ATGAGTAAGGCTCCTGTAGCACCTGAAGAGAACAACGAAGGAACTAGTCTGGATTTTATCCGTACTATCATTGCTGAAGATTGTGAGAGCGGTAAATACGATGGTCGCGTACATACTCGCTTCCCGCCGGAGCCGAACGGCTACTTGCATCTTGGGCATGCTAAATCCATCTGCTTGAACTTTGGTATTGCGCAAGAGCACGAAGGCGGCATCTGCAACCTTCGTTTTGACGACACAAACCCGTTGAAAGAAGAAGACGAATACGTAAGATCCATTCAGGAAGACGTAAAATGGCTCGGATTCGACTGGGGTGAAAAGCCGTTTTACACTTCTGACTATTTTGAAGTGCTTTACGGTCATGCTGTAAAACTTATTGAAATGGGTAAAGCTTATGTGGATCACTCCACTCCGGAAGAAATTCGTGAAATGCGCGGCACTCTCACAGAGCCGGGTACTGACAGCCCATATCGTAACCGCAGTGTAGAAGAGAACCTTGATCTCTTTGCACGTATGCGTAACGGTGAATTTGCTGACGGTGAATGTGTTCTGCGTGCTAAAATCGACATGGCTTCACCGAACATCATCATGCGTGACCCTGCTCTTTACCGTATCCGTAGAGCGCACCATCATCGTACTGGTGATGACTGGTGCATTTATCCGATGTATGATTTTGCACATTGTCTTTCTGATTCTCAGGAGCACATTACACACTCTATTTGTACTCTTGAGTTTGAGAACAACCGTGAGCTCTACGACTGGTTGCTGGACACCCTCAATGTGTACCACCCTCAGCAGATTGAATTTGCACGCCTGAATCTGACCCATACAGTTCTTTCCAAGCGTAAGCTAATTCAGCTTGTGGAAGAAGACCACGTACGTGGTTGGGATGACCCGCGCATGCCGACCATTTCTGGCCTGCGTCGTCGTGGCTGTCCTCCTGAAGCAATCCGTGAGTTTTGTTCCCGTATCGGTGTAGCAAAAGCTGATTCTATGGTTGATGCAGCTATGCTTGAATTCTGCATGCGTGAAAAGCTTAATGCAGTTGCTCCGCGTCTTATGGGTGTTATCGATCCGGTAAAAGTTGTGATCACTAACTATCCTGAAGATCAGGTTGAAGAATTTGAAATGCCGCTTCATCCGGAACTGGAAGAATACGGCAAGCGTACCGTACCATTCTCCCGTGAATTCTATATTGAGCGTGCAGACTTCCGTGAAGAAGCACCACGGAAATTCTTCCGTCTTTCTATTGGTAAAGAAGTACGTCTTCGTTATGCGTACTACGTAACCTGTACTGGCGTTGTGAAAGACGAGAACGGTGAGATTGTTGAGATCCATTGTACCTACGATCCTGCGACTAAAGGCGGTTGGTCTGAAGATGGTCGTAAGGTTAAAGGTACTCTGCATTGGGTTTCTGTAAAACACGCAGTGCCTGCTGAAGTTCGTCTTTACGAGCCGCTTTTCGAAAAAGAGAATCCGAACAAGGTTGAAGAAGGTAAGACCTTTATCGATTACATCAACCCTGATTCTGAAAAAATTATCACAGCGTACCTTGAGCCTCGCCTTGCAGAATGCAAAGCTGGCGAGCGTGTTCAGTTCGAGCGTATGGGCTACTACTGTGTTGACCCTGATTCTACTGAAGAGAAGCCAGTGTTCAACCGCACAGCAACACTTCGTGATACTTGGAAGCGAGTAGAGCGCAAC